A stretch of the Deinococcus depolymerans genome encodes the following:
- the nuoE gene encoding NADH-quinone oxidoreductase subunit NuoE, translating to MSYFAEKQPLVADIFSRYPDSPQGRRSALMPLLREVQDAEGFVSESRMAEIAALCGTTATEVRSVMSFYSTYHTLPTGKYHLQVCSTLMCALAGSDELWDHLVETLDVQPGEVSADGRFSVQKVECLGSCGTAPMMQINDDGYYENVGPSKCARILASLRNDLQPLPDNPVPVTVGADGRQVLATGQAVGASVTGLHRLPGGEA from the coding sequence TTGAGTTACTTCGCTGAGAAACAACCACTGGTGGCGGATATCTTCAGCCGTTACCCGGATTCGCCGCAGGGCCGCCGCTCGGCGCTGATGCCGCTGCTGCGTGAGGTGCAGGACGCCGAGGGGTTCGTGTCCGAATCTCGCATGGCCGAGATCGCCGCATTGTGCGGCACGACGGCGACCGAGGTGCGTTCGGTGATGAGCTTCTACTCCACGTACCACACGCTCCCCACGGGCAAATACCACCTGCAGGTGTGCAGCACGCTGATGTGCGCGCTGGCCGGGTCGGACGAGCTGTGGGATCACCTCGTGGAGACGCTGGACGTGCAGCCGGGCGAGGTCAGCGCGGACGGGCGGTTCAGCGTGCAGAAGGTCGAGTGCCTGGGCTCGTGCGGCACCGCGCCGATGATGCAGATCAACGACGACGGGTACTACGAGAACGTGGGGCCGTCGAAGTGCGCGCGGATTCTGGCGTCGCTGCGAAACGACCTGCAGCCGCTGCCGGACAACCCGGTGCCGGTGACGGTGGGCGCGGACGGACGGCAGGTGCTGGCGACCGGGCAGGCGGTCGGGGCGAGCGTGACGGGCCTGCACCGCCTCCCGGGGGGTGAGGCGTGA
- the nuoD gene encoding NADH dehydrogenase (quinone) subunit D yields MHTQIMSLNVGPQHPSTHGVLRLVVDMDGEYVVKVTPHMGYLHTGFEKTFENRTYQQGVTYAPRTDYLHCFGHELAYVLSVEKLLGADVPERATTVRVILHELGRMHSHLVFVGTGLLDLGAITPFFYAFREKEALQDLFEAVCGYRMNQGYFRVGGLSRDIPDDWAPRVEKFLDQMERGVAEYTTLFAQNPIFLDRARGVGVIPPEVALDLGLTGPNLRASGVPLDHRKDNPYCGYESYDFNVITSTDGDSLARFNMRLLEFGESIRIVRQALKRLKPGPVKDPNRKISLPPRHELETSMEAVIHHFKLVTEGFHPPLGEVYVPVESARGEVGYYIVSDGGSMPYRVKIRAPSFVNLQALEYACVGAQFADLITILATIDPVLGDVDR; encoded by the coding sequence ATGCACACGCAGATCATGAGCCTGAACGTCGGCCCGCAGCACCCCAGCACGCACGGCGTGCTGCGGCTCGTGGTGGACATGGACGGCGAGTACGTCGTGAAGGTCACCCCGCACATGGGCTACCTGCACACCGGCTTCGAGAAGACCTTCGAGAACCGCACGTACCAGCAGGGCGTCACGTACGCCCCCCGCACCGACTACCTGCACTGCTTCGGGCATGAACTCGCGTACGTCCTGAGTGTCGAGAAACTCCTCGGGGCGGACGTGCCCGAACGCGCCACCACGGTGCGCGTCATCCTGCACGAACTCGGGCGCATGCACAGTCACCTCGTGTTCGTCGGGACCGGCCTGCTGGACCTCGGGGCCATCACGCCGTTCTTCTACGCCTTCCGCGAGAAAGAAGCCCTCCAGGACCTGTTCGAGGCGGTGTGCGGGTACCGCATGAACCAGGGGTACTTCCGCGTGGGTGGCCTCAGCCGCGACATCCCGGACGACTGGGCGCCCCGCGTCGAGAAGTTCCTCGACCAGATGGAACGCGGCGTCGCCGAGTACACCACGCTGTTCGCGCAGAACCCCATCTTCCTCGACCGCGCCAGGGGCGTGGGCGTCATCCCGCCCGAGGTCGCCCTCGATCTGGGTCTGACCGGACCCAACCTGCGTGCCAGCGGCGTGCCCCTCGACCACCGCAAGGACAACCCCTACTGCGGCTACGAGAGTTACGACTTCAACGTTATCACCAGCACCGACGGTGACAGTCTGGCGCGGTTCAACATGCGCCTCCTCGAATTCGGCGAGAGCATCAGGATCGTCCGCCAGGCCCTGAAACGCCTGAAGCCCGGCCCGGTCAAGGACCCCAACCGCAAGATCAGCCTCCCACCCCGCCACGAACTCGAAACGAGCATGGAAGCCGTCATTCACCACTTCAAACTCGTCACCGAGGGCTTCCACCCGCCCCTCGGTGAGGTGTACGTCCCGGTCGAGAGTGCGCGCGGCGAGGTCGGGTACTACATCGTGTCCGACGGCGGCTCCATGCCGTACCGCGTGAAGATCCGGGCGCCCAGCTTCGTGAACCTCCAGGCGCTGGAGTACGCCTGCGTCGGCGCGCAGTTCGCGGACCTCATCACGATCCTCGCCACCATCGACCCCGTGCTGGGCGACGTGGACCGCTGA
- a CDS encoding NuoB/complex I 20 kDa subunit family protein, translating into MPLKELFEKDWQELESEGILFSSLEKLVAWGRSNSLWPATFGLACCAIEMMSSTDGRNDLARFGSEVFRASPRQADVMIVAGRLSKKMAPVMRRVYDQMPDPKWVISMGACASSGGMFNNYAIVQNVDSVVPVDIFVPGCPPRPEALIYAVMQLQKKVRGEAFDQLGHQLPMVDAWTR; encoded by the coding sequence ATGCCGCTAAAGGAACTGTTCGAGAAGGACTGGCAGGAACTGGAATCCGAGGGCATCCTGTTCTCCAGCCTGGAGAAGCTGGTCGCGTGGGGGCGCAGCAACAGCCTGTGGCCCGCGACATTCGGGCTGGCGTGCTGCGCCATCGAGATGATGAGCTCCACCGACGGCCGCAACGACCTCGCCCGCTTCGGCAGCGAGGTGTTCCGCGCCTCTCCCCGGCAGGCGGACGTGATGATCGTCGCCGGCCGCCTGAGCAAGAAGATGGCCCCGGTCATGCGCCGCGTGTACGACCAGATGCCCGACCCCAAATGGGTGATCAGCATGGGCGCCTGCGCCAGTTCGGGCGGCATGTTCAACAACTACGCCATCGTGCAGAACGTCGACAGCGTGGTCCCCGTGGACATCTTCGTGCCCGGCTGCCCCCCGCGCCCGGAGGCGCTGATCTACGCCGTGATGCAGTTGCAGAAGAAGGTGCGCGGCGAGGCCTTCGACCAGTTGGGCCATCAGCTGCCCATGGTGGACGCATGGACCCGCTGA
- a CDS encoding NADH-quinone oxidoreductase subunit A gives MLLVALGIGIIAVIASALLGPKKGSRAKLMAYESGNDPEHGGVGTGQRFPVHFYLVAMLFIVFDIETAFFYPLAVAYQKLIPFAFFEAITFVLLLLVGYVYVLKKKVLEWA, from the coding sequence ATGCTGCTCGTCGCGCTCGGCATCGGCATCATCGCCGTCATCGCCAGCGCCCTCCTCGGCCCCAAGAAGGGCAGCCGCGCCAAACTCATGGCCTACGAAAGCGGCAACGACCCCGAACACGGCGGCGTCGGCACCGGCCAGCGGTTCCCGGTGCACTTCTACCTCGTCGCCATGCTGTTCATCGTCTTCGACATCGAAACCGCCTTCTTCTACCCGCTGGCCGTCGCCTACCAGAAACTCATCCCCTTCGCCTTCTTCGAGGCCATCACCTTCGTGCTGCTGCTGCTCGTCGGGTACGTCTACGTGCTGAAGAAGAAGGTGCTGGAATGGGCCTGA
- a CDS encoding carbohydrate ABC transporter permease yields the protein MTSAPAKAVPAPTTPRKPVQPGRILMYALLVVAALFFLVPVYLLFATALKSPDAINLATTWHWPAALNWASFGEAWGKIGGNMLNSLFLAVVATLLSALLGSLNGYALSKWKFRGANTLFALMLFGMFIPYQAVLIPLFQFIKSIGLYGSIWGLILAHVVYGIPITTLIFRNFYADVPDALVEAATIDGAGFWSIYRLVIFPISIPGFVVVIIWQFTQVWNEFLFAATLTNTTSQPVTYALSQLAGGQAVSWNLPMAGAILAALPTLLVYILLGRYFVRGLLAGSVKG from the coding sequence ATGACCAGCGCCCCCGCCAAGGCCGTCCCGGCCCCCACCACCCCCCGCAAACCCGTCCAGCCCGGCCGGATCCTCATGTACGCCCTGCTGGTCGTGGCCGCCCTGTTCTTCCTGGTGCCGGTGTACCTGCTGTTCGCCACCGCCCTGAAAAGCCCGGACGCCATCAACCTCGCCACCACCTGGCACTGGCCGGCCGCGCTGAACTGGGCCAGTTTCGGTGAGGCGTGGGGCAAGATCGGCGGGAACATGCTCAACAGCCTGTTCCTGGCGGTGGTCGCCACGCTGCTCAGCGCCCTGCTGGGCAGCCTGAACGGGTACGCCCTGAGCAAGTGGAAGTTCCGCGGGGCGAACACCCTGTTCGCGCTGATGCTGTTCGGGATGTTCATCCCGTACCAGGCGGTGCTGATCCCGCTGTTCCAGTTCATCAAGTCCATCGGCCTGTACGGCAGCATCTGGGGCCTGATCCTGGCGCACGTCGTGTACGGCATTCCCATCACCACGCTGATCTTCCGGAACTTCTACGCCGACGTGCCCGACGCGCTCGTCGAGGCCGCCACCATCGACGGCGCGGGCTTCTGGAGCATCTACCGCCTGGTGATCTTCCCGATCAGCATTCCCGGCTTCGTGGTCGTGATCATCTGGCAGTTCACGCAGGTCTGGAACGAATTCCTGTTCGCCGCCACCCTGACGAACACGACCTCTCAGCCTGTCACGTACGCCCTGTCGCAACTGGCGGGCGGGCAGGCGGTCAGCTGGAACCTGCCGATGGCCGGCGCGATCCTGGCGGCGCTGCCCACCCTGCTGGTGTACATCCTGCTGGGCCGGTACTTCGTGCGCGGCCTGCTGGCCGGGTCCGTCAAGGGCTGA
- a CDS encoding NADH-quinone oxidoreductase subunit C, whose translation MDPLKPADAKPMGREGVAQSSTSAAPVVTPAAAPAPAASAPAAPSRDVTSRDVTGLIAELGLTEDHAAEPTALVTPGDLLRVAHALRERGFMLMDTVGLDYSTYTQPRPKRFAVLHNLYHPRDHRRVFLRVWLDDGETLPSLYPVWRAANYLEREVYDLMGVTFTGHPDLRKVLTPDDLEGHPLRKDFPLGETPTLFRDGRFLDPAAFRAGLTGRDAGLTGYRGELRRGRGDDRTPPVMPEGGPK comes from the coding sequence ATGGACCCGCTGAAACCCGCAGACGCGAAACCCATGGGCCGCGAGGGCGTCGCGCAGTCCAGCACCAGCGCCGCGCCGGTCGTCACGCCCGCTGCCGCACCTGCACCCGCTGCGTCCGCTCCGGCCGCGCCCAGCCGCGACGTGACGAGCCGCGACGTGACCGGCCTGATCGCCGAACTGGGCCTGACCGAGGACCACGCCGCCGAACCCACCGCCCTCGTCACGCCCGGCGACCTGCTGCGCGTGGCCCACGCCCTCAGGGAACGCGGCTTCATGCTGATGGACACCGTCGGCCTGGACTACAGCACCTACACGCAGCCCCGCCCCAAACGCTTCGCGGTCCTGCACAACCTCTACCACCCGCGCGACCACCGAAGGGTGTTCCTGCGCGTGTGGCTGGACGACGGCGAGACCCTGCCCAGCCTGTACCCGGTCTGGCGCGCCGCGAACTACCTGGAACGCGAGGTGTACGACCTGATGGGCGTCACCTTCACCGGGCACCCCGACCTGCGCAAGGTCCTCACGCCCGACGACCTCGAAGGACACCCGCTGCGCAAGGACTTCCCGCTGGGCGAGACGCCCACCCTGTTCCGCGACGGCCGGTTCCTGGATCCCGCCGCCTTCCGCGCCGGCCTGACCGGACGCGACGCGGGCCTCACCGGCTACCGCGGCGAACTCCGACGCGGCCGGGGCGACGACCGCACGCCGCCCGTCATGCCGGAAGGAGGCCCCAAGTGA
- a CDS encoding sugar ABC transporter permease — MKGLSKDRLWSIAVLAPSIILIAVFVYGFIARSVYVSMTDWGNDPAQALALDPIIRWVGLANYQELFSGFLQGRFRQEMISTIFFTIFFILGCLGLGLGLALILDRNPKGEGLWRTIFLFPMSLSFIVTGTIWRWMLQPQGGLNQAPTLFGAQPGTFGWLSSSDAILKFDWNKLPLLTASVVGVVLIVMAVRAARSGDRTRTLVAAVCAAILIVWALLIGPNVKMLPAPELHGFNLALIGIIIAAVWQMSGYTMALYLAGLRGIPEELREAAKVDGANDLGLYRHVIFPLLAPISLSAMIVLGHISLKIFDLVYAMAGPDNLATSVPALNMYLTSFRQNQFSLGAAIGTILLILVAFVIVPYLASQFRQEDGHA; from the coding sequence TTGAAAGGCCTGAGTAAAGATCGCCTGTGGTCCATCGCCGTCCTGGCGCCCAGCATCATATTGATCGCCGTGTTCGTGTACGGCTTCATTGCCCGCAGCGTGTACGTCAGCATGACCGACTGGGGCAACGACCCCGCCCAGGCGCTGGCCCTGGACCCCATCATCCGCTGGGTGGGCCTCGCCAACTACCAGGAGCTGTTCAGCGGCTTCCTGCAGGGCCGCTTCCGGCAGGAGATGATCAGCACCATCTTCTTCACGATCTTCTTCATCCTCGGTTGCCTGGGCCTGGGCCTGGGCCTCGCGCTGATCCTGGACCGCAACCCGAAAGGGGAGGGTCTGTGGCGCACCATCTTCCTGTTTCCCATGAGCCTGTCGTTCATCGTGACCGGCACCATCTGGCGCTGGATGCTGCAACCCCAGGGCGGCCTGAACCAGGCCCCCACGCTGTTCGGCGCCCAGCCGGGCACCTTCGGCTGGCTGAGCAGCAGCGACGCCATCCTGAAATTCGACTGGAACAAACTGCCGCTCCTGACCGCCAGCGTGGTCGGCGTCGTCCTGATCGTCATGGCCGTCCGCGCCGCCCGCAGCGGCGACCGCACCCGCACCCTGGTCGCGGCCGTCTGCGCCGCCATCCTGATCGTCTGGGCGCTGCTGATCGGCCCGAACGTGAAGATGCTGCCCGCCCCGGAACTGCACGGCTTCAACCTCGCATTGATCGGCATCATCATCGCCGCCGTGTGGCAGATGAGCGGCTACACCATGGCCCTGTACCTCGCGGGCCTGCGCGGCATCCCGGAAGAACTCCGCGAGGCCGCGAAGGTCGACGGCGCGAACGACCTGGGCCTGTACCGGCACGTGATCTTCCCGCTGCTGGCACCCATCAGCCTGTCGGCCATGATCGTGCTGGGCCACATCAGCCTCAAGATCTTCGACCTGGTGTACGCCATGGCCGGCCCGGACAACCTGGCCACCAGCGTCCCCGCCCTGAACATGTACCTCACCAGCTTCCGGCAGAACCAGTTCTCGCTGGGCGCGGCGATCGGCACCATCCTGCTGATCCTGGTGGCGTTCGTGATCGTTCCCTACCTCGCTTCCCAGTTCAGACAGGAGGATGGTCACGCATGA
- a CDS encoding sensor histidine kinase, which yields MTTTETLNVFVVAADPDRALQLRPLLPRAAVHHIPDAETLLRESHVTVPDVALLHTSTPGVPLHQVLPMLRQRAELAGTQWLAVGTQGLGEMLAAGADALISDGTPSEALALQVRTMLGRAQQHREAQGRVTSLQRRMDTWEHEERVRDQLVHMLVHDLKNPIAAVMGLLEIVQEDPRVPEDNRELLKVARDETQHLLHLAVNMLDVRKIQAGKMNLKRELMFTPMFREVIEQARGDVGSGLRERHVRVEIEPDLSPASADPEILRRVLANLISNALKHTTTGGVITILVRGIPDGVQVLVRDDGEGIPADDIPNLFAAFEQSRLTLHGRFDTGMGLAFCKLAVEEHGGTIRVESERGKGATFIFTLPFAQDNEDDDFVELV from the coding sequence ATGACGACTACAGAGACCCTGAACGTGTTCGTCGTCGCCGCGGACCCCGACCGCGCGCTTCAGCTGCGGCCGCTGCTTCCGCGGGCCGCCGTGCATCACATTCCGGACGCGGAAACGCTGCTGCGCGAGTCGCACGTGACCGTCCCGGACGTGGCGCTGCTGCACACCAGCACGCCCGGCGTGCCGCTGCATCAGGTGCTGCCCATGCTGCGCCAGCGTGCCGAGCTGGCCGGAACGCAGTGGCTGGCGGTGGGCACGCAGGGGCTGGGAGAGATGCTGGCCGCCGGTGCGGACGCCCTGATCAGTGACGGCACGCCGTCCGAGGCGCTGGCGCTGCAGGTGCGGACCATGCTGGGGCGCGCGCAACAGCACCGTGAAGCGCAGGGGCGCGTGACGTCCCTGCAGCGCCGCATGGACACCTGGGAGCACGAGGAGCGGGTGCGTGACCAGCTGGTGCACATGCTGGTCCACGATCTGAAGAACCCCATTGCGGCCGTGATGGGCCTGCTGGAAATCGTGCAGGAGGACCCGCGCGTGCCCGAGGACAACCGCGAACTGCTGAAAGTCGCGCGGGACGAGACGCAGCACCTGCTGCACCTCGCGGTGAACATGCTCGACGTGCGCAAGATCCAGGCAGGCAAGATGAACCTGAAACGTGAACTGATGTTCACGCCGATGTTCCGCGAGGTGATCGAGCAGGCGCGCGGGGACGTGGGCAGCGGCCTGCGGGAACGCCACGTGCGGGTGGAGATCGAGCCGGACCTGAGTCCCGCGAGTGCCGACCCGGAAATCCTGCGCCGGGTGCTGGCGAACCTGATCAGCAACGCGCTGAAGCACACCACGACCGGCGGCGTGATCACCATCCTGGTGCGGGGCATTCCGGACGGCGTGCAGGTCCTGGTGCGCGACGATGGCGAGGGCATCCCGGCCGATGACATCCCGAACCTGTTCGCGGCGTTCGAGCAGTCCCGCCTGACCCTGCACGGGCGGTTCGATACCGGGATGGGACTGGCGTTCTGCAAGCTGGCGGTCGAGGAGCACGGAGGGACGATCCGGGTGGAATCCGAGCGGGGCAAGGGCGCGACGTTCATCTTCACGCTGCCGTTCGCGCAGGACAACGAGGACGACGATTTCGTGGAACTGGTGTAA
- a CDS encoding DUF4279 domain-containing protein has protein sequence MVRPCFITVHTTRSHNQPTTQFFAAHVLEHTDGEPRVHGVLLDGDVHQVHFRPQDEDYFLVVMVRATPDGWEILGTRASARARVALSIVSETLGPDDITRATGLDPTDAWSVGDEWTRPGFSPSRRTFTRWTLCPEGDHPGEFEDKLTRLLDLTQGAAPRIRALGATCDVNVTVGYRGYAEQLWGVPIGREDLSSARAWTSTCTPVVQPWPRCPEQPPPPYPITPVPRNRRPRCPARTAA, from the coding sequence TTGGTACGCCCCTGTTTTATCACGGTTCACACGACACGCAGCCACAATCAGCCCACCACCCAGTTCTTCGCCGCGCACGTTCTCGAACACACCGACGGCGAACCGCGCGTTCACGGCGTCCTGCTGGACGGTGACGTGCATCAGGTGCACTTCAGGCCGCAGGACGAGGACTATTTCCTGGTGGTCATGGTGCGCGCCACACCGGACGGCTGGGAGATTCTGGGCACGCGAGCTTCAGCGCGCGCACGGGTGGCGCTGTCCATCGTCAGCGAGACGCTCGGCCCCGACGACATCACCCGTGCCACCGGGCTGGACCCCACGGACGCCTGGAGTGTCGGGGACGAATGGACACGACCCGGCTTCAGCCCATCACGCCGGACGTTCACCCGCTGGACCCTCTGCCCCGAAGGTGACCACCCCGGCGAGTTCGAGGACAAGCTGACGCGACTGCTGGACCTGACGCAGGGGGCCGCGCCGCGCATCCGGGCGCTGGGAGCCACCTGCGACGTCAACGTGACGGTCGGGTACCGCGGTTACGCGGAACAGCTGTGGGGCGTGCCGATCGGGCGGGAGGATCTCAGCTCGGCGCGGGCCTGGACATCGACCTGCACGCCGGTGGTCCAGCCCTGGCCGAGGTGCCCTGAGCAGCCGCCTCCCCCCTACCCGATTACACCAGTTCCACGAAATCGTCGTCCTCGTTGTCCTGCGCGAACGGCAGCGTGA
- a CDS encoding ABC transporter substrate-binding protein, with the protein MKKVLLIAAALAVTTSASAAGKLEIFSWWSGDEGPALEALIKIYKAKYPSVTVDNATVSGGAGTNAKAVLKTRMLGGTPPDSFQAHAGQELIGTWVVAGRMEDLSGLFKSEGFDKVFPKDLIRLISQGGKIWSVPVNVHRSNVMWYNPAKLKAWGVTAPKTWPEFIKTCSTLKAKGVAAPLVVGENWTQQHLWESVMIGTLGAQGWENLWSGKMKFTDPRVVGAFTTFGKVMDCANKDASGLSWQQASDRIIDGTSAFNVMGDWAAGYFTTTKKLAPNTGFGWAPAPGTTKTFVMLADSFGLPKGAKDRTEALNWLKVLGSKAGQDAFNPLKGSIAARTDSDLSKYNTYSQSAARDWKSNKIVGSLVHGAVAPESFTSAFGAVIDQFVASKNSAAAAAAAQQLAVRAGISK; encoded by the coding sequence ATGAAAAAAGTCCTGTTGATCGCCGCCGCCCTCGCCGTCACCACCAGCGCCTCCGCTGCTGGCAAGCTGGAGATCTTCTCCTGGTGGTCCGGCGATGAAGGTCCCGCCCTCGAAGCCCTGATCAAGATCTACAAGGCCAAGTACCCCTCGGTCACCGTGGACAACGCCACCGTTTCCGGCGGGGCCGGCACCAACGCCAAGGCCGTCCTGAAGACCCGCATGCTGGGCGGCACGCCCCCCGACTCCTTCCAGGCGCACGCCGGCCAGGAACTCATCGGCACCTGGGTCGTCGCCGGGCGCATGGAAGACCTGAGCGGCCTGTTCAAGAGCGAAGGCTTCGACAAGGTGTTCCCCAAGGACCTGATCAGGCTGATCAGCCAGGGCGGCAAGATCTGGAGCGTGCCCGTCAACGTGCACCGCAGCAACGTCATGTGGTACAACCCCGCCAAGCTGAAGGCCTGGGGCGTCACCGCACCCAAGACCTGGCCCGAATTCATCAAGACCTGCTCCACCCTGAAAGCCAAGGGCGTGGCCGCGCCACTGGTCGTCGGTGAGAACTGGACCCAGCAGCACCTCTGGGAGAGCGTCATGATCGGCACGCTCGGCGCGCAGGGCTGGGAGAACCTCTGGTCCGGCAAGATGAAGTTCACGGACCCCAGGGTCGTGGGTGCGTTCACCACCTTCGGCAAGGTCATGGACTGCGCCAACAAGGACGCCTCGGGCCTCAGCTGGCAGCAGGCCAGTGACCGCATCATCGACGGCACCAGCGCCTTCAACGTCATGGGCGACTGGGCCGCCGGGTACTTCACGACCACCAAGAAACTCGCCCCGAACACCGGCTTCGGCTGGGCGCCCGCCCCCGGCACCACCAAGACCTTCGTGATGCTCGCCGACTCCTTCGGCCTGCCCAAGGGCGCCAAGGACCGCACGGAAGCCCTGAACTGGCTGAAAGTCCTGGGCAGCAAGGCCGGACAGGACGCCTTCAACCCCCTGAAAGGCTCCATCGCCGCGCGCACCGACAGCGACCTGAGCAAGTACAACACCTACAGCCAGAGCGCCGCCAGGGACTGGAAGAGCAACAAGATCGTCGGCAGCCTCGTGCACGGCGCCGTCGCGCCCGAAAGCTTCACCAGCGCCTTCGGGGCCGTGATCGACCAGTTCGTCGCGAGCAAGAACAGCGCCGCCGCGGCCGCCGCCGCGCAGCAGCTGGCCGTCCGCGCCGGCATCAGCAAGTAA
- the nuoF gene encoding NADH-quinone oxidoreductase subunit NuoF: MTATAPTPPKPITSAKDPRFAPTLYAHVGQAESWTLDYYRRNGGYEPVKRAFAMGPDAVIEEVKKSGLRGRGGAGFATGLKWSFMPLNDGRPHYVICNADESEPGSFKDRYLLSEDPHQLIEGMIIAAFAMRASVGYIYIRGEYVHAAERLWAAIHEAREAGLLGQNILGSGFDFQLYVHRGAGAYICGEETALMNSLEGLRANPRLKPPFPAAAGLYGLPTTINNVETFCAATQILRYGADWHAGMGTEKSKGMKLFQISGPVARPGVYELPLGTTFRELIYDWAGGPLEEMKAIIPGGSSCPMLPWTDAILDTPMDYEAIAAAGSMLGTGGVTLIPKADCIVNATWNLVRFYGHESCGKCTPCREGISSWMTRMYQKLVTGRGQPGDVQLILDMSDNIGGRSFCALADACLGPVLSSIKHFREEYDALATTQQPLYPARRRWRDA, from the coding sequence GTGACCGCCACGGCCCCCACCCCCCCGAAGCCGATCACGAGCGCCAAGGATCCACGGTTCGCGCCGACGCTGTACGCGCACGTCGGGCAGGCAGAGAGCTGGACGCTCGACTACTACCGCCGCAACGGCGGGTACGAGCCGGTCAAACGTGCCTTCGCGATGGGCCCGGACGCCGTGATCGAGGAAGTGAAGAAGTCCGGGCTGCGCGGGCGCGGCGGGGCGGGCTTCGCGACGGGCCTGAAGTGGTCGTTCATGCCGCTGAACGACGGCAGGCCGCACTACGTCATCTGCAACGCGGACGAGTCCGAACCCGGTTCCTTCAAGGACCGTTACCTGCTCTCGGAGGACCCGCACCAGCTGATCGAGGGCATGATCATCGCCGCCTTTGCCATGCGCGCCTCGGTGGGGTACATCTACATCCGCGGGGAGTACGTGCACGCCGCCGAACGCCTCTGGGCGGCCATCCACGAGGCACGCGAGGCGGGACTGCTGGGGCAGAACATCCTGGGCAGCGGCTTCGACTTCCAGCTGTACGTGCACCGGGGCGCCGGGGCGTACATCTGCGGCGAGGAAACCGCGCTGATGAACTCGCTGGAGGGCCTGCGCGCCAACCCGCGCCTCAAACCCCCCTTCCCGGCAGCGGCGGGCCTGTACGGCCTGCCGACCACCATCAACAACGTCGAGACGTTCTGCGCCGCCACGCAGATCCTGCGCTACGGCGCGGACTGGCACGCGGGCATGGGCACCGAGAAGAGCAAGGGCATGAAACTCTTCCAGATCTCCGGCCCGGTCGCGCGGCCCGGCGTGTACGAACTGCCGCTGGGCACCACCTTCCGCGAACTCATCTACGACTGGGCGGGCGGCCCCCTCGAGGAGATGAAGGCCATCATCCCCGGCGGGAGCAGCTGCCCCATGCTGCCCTGGACCGACGCCATTCTCGACACGCCCATGGACTACGAGGCGATTGCCGCCGCCGGCAGCATGCTCGGTACCGGCGGCGTCACGCTGATCCCGAAGGCGGACTGCATCGTGAACGCCACCTGGAACCTCGTGCGCTTCTACGGCCACGAATCCTGCGGCAAGTGCACGCCCTGCCGCGAGGGCATCAGCTCCTGGATGACCCGCATGTACCAGAAACTCGTCACCGGACGCGGCCAGCCCGGCGACGTGCAGCTCATCCTGGACATGAGCGACAACATCGGCGGCCGCTCCTTCTGCGCGCTGGCCGACGCCTGCCTCGGCCCGGTCCTGAGCTCCATCAAACACTTCCGCGAGGAATACGACGCCCTGGCCACGACGCAGCAGCCGCTGTACCCGGCGCGGCGGCGCTGGAGGGACGCATGA